One stretch of Glycine soja cultivar W05 chromosome 7, ASM419377v2, whole genome shotgun sequence DNA includes these proteins:
- the LOC114420386 gene encoding uncharacterized protein LOC114420386, with protein sequence MEVPLSYHRQWSPNYPNYVLFDYEGDKHFIKLHKYGNRFYFGDGLKELRRIHGIHESVLMRFVGRDKNTTFSVDIVGPLHQKAAPTIRHHVFTIDVSEDMIQQNYQLVLPPEASIYLTASKKYMVVDRGSGRHKKWMITMNNGLSCVTDAWIHYLGDCHLKAEDEVIFFYNIDQHLWEVLYRKQVTWDDTEDEADSP encoded by the exons ATGGAGGTTCCTTTGTCTTATCATAGACAATGGTCCCCAAATTATCCAAATTATGTGTTATTCGACTACGAAGGAGACAAACATTTTATAAAGCTTCATAAATATGGTAACCGTTTCTATTTTGGTGATGGACTCAAGGAACTTAGGAGAATCCATGGCATTCACGAAAGTGTTCTCATGCGGTTTGTTGGAAGGGACAAAAATACTACTTTCAGTGTGGACATTGTGGGACCTCTACACCAAAAGGCAGCCCCAACCATAAGGCACCATGTTTTTACCATTGATGTCTCTGAAGATATGATACAACAAAATTATCAATTG GTTCTGCCACCAGAGGCTTCAATTTATTTAACTgcatcaaaaaaatatatggttGTGGATCGTGGTAGTGGTAGGCATAAAAAATGGATGATCACCATGAACAATGGCCTATCATGTGTTACTGACGCATGGATTCATTATTTAGGTGACTGTCATTTGAAGGCTGAAGATGAGGTCATCTTTTTCTACAACATTGACCAACATCTATGGGAGGTCCTCTATAGGAAGCAGGTTACATGGGATGACACAGAGGATGAAGCTGACTCCCcttga